One part of the Kryptolebias marmoratus isolate JLee-2015 linkage group LG2, ASM164957v2, whole genome shotgun sequence genome encodes these proteins:
- the LOC108235947 gene encoding protocadherin Fat 4 isoform X2 produces MDSKGQLRKYFILLLPLILFITVSCDEPLLGNLGNQSIESEFAEIVEGQHMLPFWFNTSIDAGLKHGTVSTHSQNRWQTQMAFSRTVYSFQVKEDTVPGTVVGKVETQLESLTPITYSVQEDDGENLFLLSPISGEFLLSRSLDFETQRFYILTVEAKQGDSQVSSDRVYFNVLDVNDNPPAFSQSHFSVSLLEDTQVGTCFLPLNVSDNDHGDSGEVELRVAGGDELGKFFIHQTGSLCLKNELDRESQPTYNLTVTANDCVQPVSLQLTSTARVVVLVEDVNDNAPLFVSAKSVSIPEDTALHSVIMSIHADDEDAGSNAKVLYFLNNSSGGTFSIDNTSGNIYLEETLDREKVETLTITVTATDLGSPRMETTMSFTVYVEDVNDNDPEFLQINHSLSVREDIPRGTSLFQLQAHDQDTGPNGLVRYMLSLAGPFVVDAVRGVVTVMDRLDRERDSNYTLIAAAVDRGSPPRSATATISITVLDINDFTPQFSPERLIIHVKENEEELSQLTHQISALDEDLGLNSQLTYFIQTGNHDSLFSITPDGTFQILHSLDKEKESLYIVTITAVDSGFPSLTGTLTVHVIVDDVNDNYPKFTEEVYHTIVSEDSPIGTVFAMITASDADEGMSGEVRYFMENLDAPFAIEELSGELFTMDFLDRETVAIYTLTVIGSDMHPTEPLSSSVLVTVLVGDINDHWPQFMNSPFVAYVPIELAPGSVVCAVKAVDGDIDMNAELHYSLYGESSDLFSIDPNSGTVFSSSLPWNSDDITINVYVEDAGENTKFDVTTISIRFQNISDFPEMDVDVLNYSLSEDLPVGTLVAVVSAVSIRGEPVSFYIASGNFEDMFNIDQLRGALTVENPLDYENKKEFSLLIEARDSGLPPFSSFSEIHINITDVNDNFPQFTQDEYRCEVFENFPPSGVCDVLAIDADSPNYSTIRYNIIEGNNESFTLDPENGLLSTTVSLDRESVPVFSLIVEAAELDNPLHKSRATVIIDVLDKNDNAPHFTQIFLAEVPEEASVGHTVLQLTSTDDDTDANAAVSYYIHDQTEDMLFEIDSTTGCITVKGPIDREVQDHYVLKVNANDSMWSTSADVSIIISDVNDNRPVFLNDFYTAVLPETHVKEVLILQVLATDADIGQNGDILYVVDPPNEMFWVNASSGEIYTKQPLLLHNSAFEIYDFTVLAFDCGTDPLHSHVTVTVRLEQYNHHPPVFLSLKPLIAIPYDLPVGSEVITFTATDPDFNSSTNIEYYVSGGNASIFWGIQADSGKAFLNQTLAESENLFLTLLVEVRDKGIPPLTSQTEITFEITGRNRFSPSFVEPDVTFSIPEDLPVGSVAGKVQAEDGDNGRNGEIMYCIIPQNQHLPVSVGEVSGLLTLTKELDFEKERIYNLQIKATDDGWFSKTAWLNVTVIIMDVNDNPPAFSSSEYTVSVLENSKVGTTVLDAKATDMDSGVNAQISYSLIAGYVDKFAIDSRNGTVTTLDVFDYEREQLFDLTIKASNTGRNPLFGLAYVVIQVLDVNEFSPTFMKKTFNFSVFKNVPVGTAIGEVTASDDDRGPEGRVLYLMFGHGKNTGFDIDQFSGEIRTSRSLRNQGNSHVVFKVLAKNSGVITGTNVDEALVHINVNDINDAPSFTSTCYFANVTEDSPVGASVLTVSALDQDYIPDWNRFFFTIENGNTNLSFSIDPLTGVISVNSSFDRELWPVYNLTVIATDNGSPPATGTTNVIVTIGDINDNAPQLTSTETQVKENQPEGTVVIRLNASDSDLPPNQGPFTYRLLNLSESSAFSLTSDGVLLTTQSIDREDTSEYRILVVVRDAGFPLALSSTATLHIKVVDENDNPPLPRNIFIEVKYFGSSFKGGMIGNVHPEDPDESDTFTCAIKSGPTNMFSILNGTCELWSLPFQGEATFNITIEATDQLHFPVNNSIYINYKGFTNASVDSCILFYMSSSSMEEFLSNKYLRFAKALDSLFNLQASKTHVFGIKHIGNEILLLAAVKNYNGQYLSREVASSISAGHKKLLEAQSNVTISHITSDPCLTSPCQNRASCNKNIYISQGVAVLESMAVIFVSPQKEIFNCTCPVGFTGSLCEDDIDECERNPCENNSTCENIAGSFYCHCQSGFSGSICSADVDECLKVKCQNGGTCIHSQDGYYCQCVPGFEGEKCQELIDHCRSTPCVQGSCINLQKGFFCDCPFGVSGVYCEEHSYGFEELSFVEFSPLDRRTNLISFEFATVQRNSLLLYNPGTSSSREFFALEILEGTIHLSYDLGSGPVRLKTYKQVADGQFHTVTVKRIGNMGSLLVDNCTDDENNEFCFSKSDASHSERTLDVGNTNMTFGGLRNREFILQHPDQIKTHDFVGCIRNIHVNGMLLRPSVGLATYNVFDRCPRITMSRCSSAPCQNGGVCQDLWSDYLCECKSPFTGSNCATEMSEDLVLKFNESDYIEYVIKERFKRDYLLKKLVDNEKETVITIKFKTKDDGVLLSVLGQTEYILLMIRDRKPVYIFKETLSGHLLEFTVEFLVADELWHVLSLSSNGPNTFLSVDDKILLNSSEKRMDLSPVNVERFILGAAPKPGTKLQHSGFSGCVQYFNVNDYTLPVNGHSLMVEVRPSLSFSQSSCSSPDVCHSSPCSEENAGGRTCLSHCSNLWKCGPAVQNTSCICLQNNSDHFCDFCIFATHKECYEAHHSQPLWLIAVVLPLIFILAIVGVCVGLYRVRQRDTRFKNETFPKKTEQEGANMTFCFDDNKVLADAVSREKQKRCDPISAAQQRSSEEFYSDSSVLCAQPMVPSELEYYEIGSICSAFHSDNNSAKLSWHKHLYRTKHAISGSKHWGDLRTLLAKFKKDSSSEEKTPTKPQKIASLNKQLLYRLDPEQPQQTPPCHFKRFPQPELLEPTQCLSFEEISKLNAPFPFAQQTSLKSRPTKSTMIIETSSECETDSTFTCSDSDYGQYSIIAGKKHIHGQSESNLRQEGFLPVFKQTSPSTADQDETENTPSTLLEHFESVLNLQLPFRSYAPVFEDIAHLPIDSCDMQSDIEEII; encoded by the exons ATGGACTCTAAGGGACAACTGAGGAAAtacttcattttattgttacCTCTTATA CTTTTTATTACCGTCTCCTGTGATGAACCTTTACTTGGAAACTTGGGGAATCAAAGTATTGAGAGTGAGTTTGCAGAGATAGTTGAAGGGCAGCATATGCTTCCCTTCTGGTTTAATACATCCATTGATGCTGGGCTGAAGCATGGCACAGTCAGCACACACTCACAAAACAGATGGCAAACACAGATGGCTTTCTCCAGAACTGTTTATTCGTTTCAAGTCAAAGAAGACACAGTGCCAG GAACAGTTGTGGGAAAGGTGGAAACACAGCTTGAGAGTCTCACGCCTATCACATACTCTGTTCAGGAGGACGATGGGGAGAATCTATTCCTCCTCAGCCCCATCTCAGGGGAGTTCCTTTTATCCCGCAGCCTGGACTTTGAAACACAAAGATTCTACATTCTCACAGTGGAGGCAAAGCAGGGGGACTCGCAGGTATCCAGTGACAGGGTGTACTTCAATGTGCTAGATGTGAACGACAACCCTCCTGCCTTCAGTCAGAGCCACTTCTCTGTGTCGCTGCTGGAGGACACACAAGTCGGCACTTGTTTCCTGCCATTAAATGTATCAGATAACGATCATG GTGACAGTGGTGAAGTGGAACTGAGAGTGGCCGGTGGTGATGAGCTGGGAAAGTTTTTCATACACCAAACAGGTAGTTTGTGTCTGAAAAACGAGCTGGACAGAGAGAGTCAACCAACCTATAATTTGACCGTGACAGCCAATGACTGTGTCCAGCCAGTTTCTCTACAGCTCACCAGCACAGCACGTGTTGTTGTGCTTGTTGAAGATGTCAATGACAACGCTCCACTGTTTGTATCTGCCAAAAGTGTTAGTATACCAGAGGACACAGCTTTACATTCTGTTATAATGAGTATACATGCAGATGATGAAGATGCAGGATCCAATGcaaaagttttgtattttttaaacaactcttCTGGTGGAACATTCAGCATCGACAATACAAGTGGAAACATTTATCTGGAAGAGACATTAGACAGAGAAAAGGTAGAGACTCTGACTATTACTGTCACAGCTACTGATCTGGGCTCACCCAGAATGGAAACCACAATGAGTTTCACAGTATATGTTGAAGATGTAAATGATAATGACCCTGAGTTCTTACAAATAAACCACAGCCTGTCAGTCAGAGAGGATATCCCCAGGGGAACGAGCCTGTTTCAGCTTCAGGCTCATGATCAAGACACAGGACCAAATGGACTAGTGCGGTACATGTTGAGCCTAGCTGGTCCCTTCGTGGTGGATGCAGTTCGGGGTGTTGTCACAGTCATGGATCGACTTGACAGAGAAAGGGACTCAAACTACACCTTGATTGCAGCAGCCGTTGATCGGGGGAGCCCACCCAGATCTGCTACTGCCACTATCAGCATCACAGTGTTGGACATCAATGACTTCACACCCCAGTTTTCTCCAGAAAGACTCATCATTCATGTCAAAGAGAATGAAGAGGAACTATCTCAGCTAACACATCAG atttcAGCCTTGGATGAAGACTTGGGGCTCAACAGTCAGCTGACATATTTTATACAGACAGGAAATCATGATAGCTTGTTTTCCATTACTCCTGATGGCACTTTCCAGATTTTACACAGCCTGGACAAGGAAAAGGAATCATTGTATATTGTCACCATCACAGCTGTTGATTCAG GTTTTCCATCTCTAACTGGAACTCTGACTGTACATGTCATTGTGGACGATGTCAATGATAACTATCCAAAGTTCACAGAGGAAGTCTACCACACCATTGTGTCTGAGGACAGTCCAATAGGGACAGTGTTTGCCATGATAACTGCATCAGATGCTGATGAAGGCATGAGTGGGGAAGTAAG GTATTTTATGGAAAACCTTGATGCACCTTTTGCCATTGAGGAATTATCTGGAGAGCTGTTCACAATGGATTTCCTGGACAGAGAGACTGTAGCTATTTACACATTGACAGTGATAGGTAGTGATATGCATCCCACTGAGCCCCTGTCAAGCTCTGTGCTTGTTACTGTGCTTGTTGGTGACATAAATGACCACTGGCCTCAGTTTATGAACAGCCCCTTTGTAGCCTATGTGCCCATTGAGCTGGCTCCAG GCTCGGTTGTTTGTGCAGTAAAAGCAGTGGATGGAGACATTGACATGAATGCAGAACTGCATTATTCATTATATGGAGAAAGTTCAGACCTATTTTCCATTGACCCAAACAGTGGAACTGTATTCTCTTCAAGTTTACCGTGGAACTCGGATGATATTACTATCAATGTGTATGTAGAAGATGCCGGTGAAAACACCAAATTTGACGTAACTACTATCAGTATCAGGTTTCAGAACATTTCTGATTTTCCTGAGATGGATGTGGATGTTCTGAATTATTCCCTTTCTGAGGATCTGCCTGTAGGAACACTAGTGGCTGTGGTCTCTGCAGTAAGCATCAGAGGTGAACCTGTTTCCTTTTACATTGCTTCTGGAAACTTTGAAGACATGTTTAATATAGACCAATTACGTGGAGCACTGACGGTTGAGAACCCTTTggattatgaaaacaaaaaagagtttTCTTTGTTAATAGAAGCCAGAGACTCTGGCTTGCCTCCATTCTCATCATTTTCAGAAATTCACATAAATATCACTGATGTAAATGATAACTTCCCACAGTTCACTCAAGATGAATACAGATGTGAGGTTTTTGAGAATTTCCCACCATCTGGGGTGTGTGATGTTCTTGCCATCGATGCAGATTCTCCCAATTACAGCACAATACGCTACAATATAATAGAAGGAAATAATGAGTCTTTTACACTTGATCCTGAAAATGGTTTACTGAGCACCACTGTAAGTTTAGATAGAGAATCTGTTCCTGTATTCAGTTTAATAGTCGAGGCTGCTGAGCTCGATAACCCTTTGCACAAATCCAGAGCAACAGTCATCATAGATGTTTTAGACAAGAACGATAACGCACCTCATTTTACACAGATTTTTCTCGCAGAGGTGCCTGAAGAGGCTTCTGTGGGACACACAGTTTTACAATTAACCTCAACTGACGATGATACTGATGCTAATGCAGCAGTTAGTTATTATATACATGACCAAACTGAGGACATGCTTTTTGAAATTGATTCCACAACCGGATGCATTACTGTCAAAGGGCCTATAGACAGGGAAGTGCAGGATCACTATGTCTTAAAAGTAAATGCAAACGATTCCATGTGGAGTACAAGCGCTGATGTCAGCATCATCATTTCAGATGTGAATGATAATAGACCAGtatttttgaatgatttttataCAGCTGTCCTTCCTGAAACACATGTTAAAGAGGTTCTTATTTTGCAAGTTCTTGCTACAGACGCAGACATTGGGCAAAATGGCGACATTTTGTATGTTGTTGACCCtccaaatgaaatgttttgggtGAATGCTTCTTCTGGTGAGATTTATACAAAGCAGCCACTACTTTTACATAATTCTGCTTTTGAAATCTATGATTTTACAGTTCTTGCTTTTGATTGTGGCACTGACCCTCTGCATAGTCATGTTACAGTCACAGTGAGATTAGAACAATATAACCACCACCCtccagtgtttttgtctttaaagcccCTGATTGCTATTCCATATGACCTGCCTGTGGGATCTGAGGTGATAACGTTTACTGCAACAGATCCGGATTTTAATAGCAGTACAAACATTGAGTATTATGTGAGTGGAGGTAATGCATCTATTTTTTGGGGGATTCAAGCTGACAGTGGGAAGGCATTCTTAAACCAAACTTTAGCAGAGagtgaaaacctgtttttaactttattagtTGAGGTTCGCGATAAAGGAATTCCTCCTTTAACGTCACAAACTGAAATCACTTTTGAAATTACTGGAAGGAACAGGTTTTCTCCAAGCTTTGTTGAACCAGATGTTACTTTCTCTATTCCCGAAGACTTACCTGTTGGATCAGTGGCTGGGAAAGTTCAAGCAGAAGATGGGGATAATGGTCGCAATGGTGAAATTATGTATTGCATTATTCCTCAAAATCAACACTTACCGGTCTCTGTCGGAGAAGTCTCTGGACTGTTAACACTCACCAAAGAGCTTGACTTTGAAAAGGAAAGAATTTATAATCTGCAAATCAAAGCCACAGATGATGGATGGTTCTCTAAAACTGCTTGGCTAAATGTTACAGTGATAATAATGGATGTAAATGACAATCCTCCAGCGTTTTCCTCATCTGAGTATACAGTTTCAGTTCTTGAAAACTCAAAAGTTGGAACAACTGTTCTAGATGCAAAGGCCACTGATATGGACTCAGGGGTAAATGCACAAATATCCTACTCTCTTATTGCTGGCTATGTGGATAAATTTGCAATAGATTCAAGAAATGGGACTGTAACTACTTTGGATGTTTTTGATTATGAGCGAGAGCAGCTCTTTGATTTAACAATCAAGGCTTCAAACACTGGCAGGAACCCTCTATTTGGCTTGGCATATGTTGTCATCCAGGTTTTAGATGTCAATGAATTCTCTCCAACATTTATGAAAAAGACTTTTaacttttcagtgtttaaaaatgtgcctGTTGGAACAGCAATAGGGGAGGTGACAGCCTCTGATGATGATCGAGGTCCTGAAGGCCGGGTGCTTTATTTGATGTTTGGCCATGGCAAAAATACAGGCTTTGACATTGACCAATTTTCTGGAGAAATACGAACAAGCAGAAGTTTGAGGAATCAAGGCAATAGTCATgtagtttttaaagttcttgCAAAGAACTCTGGTGTTATAACTGGGACAAATGTAGATGAGGCATTGGTTCACATTAATGTAAATGACATCAATGATGCACCATCGTTTACCTCTACATGCTATTTTGCAAATGTTACAGAAGACAGCCCAGTTGGGGCATCTGTGCTAACTGTAAGTGCTCTGGATCAGGACTACATACCAGACTGGAATCGATTCTTCTTCACCATTGAAAATGGAAACACAAACTTGTCTTTCTCTATTGATCCACTTACAGGTGTCATTTCAGTAAACTCTTCATTTGACAGAGAACTCTGGCCAGTTTATAACCTCACTGTTATAGCCACTGATAATGGCTCTCCACCAGCCACTGGCACTACAAATGTCATTGTGACCATTGGAGATATTAATGATAATGCCCCTCAACTCACATCAACAGAGACTCAAGTGAAGGAAAATCAACCTGAAGGCACTGTAGTGATCCGATTAAATGCGTCTGATTCTGATTTACCTCCAAATCAAGGTCCTTTTACTTACAGGTTATTAAATTTGTCAGAGTCTAGTGCTTTTTCACTTACTTCTGATGGAGTTTTACTCACCACACAAAGTATTGATCGGGAAGATACCTCTGAATATCGAATCCTGGTGGTGGTTAGAGATGCAGGGTTTCCTTTGGCACTATCTTCAACAGCCACGCTCCACATCAAGGTGGTGGATGAAAATGATAACCCTCCATTGCCAAGAAATATTTTCAttgaagtgaaatattttggaaGTTCCTTTAAGGGAGGCATGATTGGTAATGTCCATCCCGAGGATCCCGATGAGTCTGATACATTTACTTGTGCCATTAAAAGTGGGCcgacaaacatgttttcaattCTCAATGGTACATGCGAGCTGTGGTCATTGCCCTTTCAAGGAGAGGCCACATTTAATATCACTATTGAAGCTACTGATCAGCTTCACTTCCCAGTAAACAACAGTATATACATAAACTACAAAGGTTTTACAAATGCATCTGTAGACAGTTGTATATTATTCTACATGTCATCATCTTCAATGGAAGAGTTCTTATCTAATAAGTATTTGAGGTTTGCAAAAGCTCTGGACAGTCTGTTTAACCTGCAGGCCTCCAAAACTCATGTTTTTGGAATTAAACATATTGGCAATGAAATCCTTCTGTTGGCTGCTGTAAAAAACTACAATGGACAATATCTTAGCAGAGAGGTAGCAAGTAGTATATCTGCTGGACATAAGAAGTTACTGGAGGCTCAGAGCAATGTGACAATTTCTCACATCACCAGTGACCCATGTCTCACCAGCCCCTGCCAAAACAGGGCAtcatgcaacaaaaacatttacatcagcCAAGGAGTTGCTGTCCTGGAAAGCATGGCTGTCATCTTTGTGTCACCACAGAAAGAGATTTTTAATTGTACCTGTCCAGTCGGATTCACCGGTTCACTGTGTGAAGATGACATTGATGAATGTGAGAGGAATCCCTGTGAGAATAACAGCACATGTGAGAATATCGCAGGAAGTTTCTACTGTCACTGTCAAAGTGGCTTCTCTGGATCTATCTGCTCTGCTGATGTGGATGAATGCCTGAAGGTGAAGTGCCAAAATGGTGGAACGTGTATTCACTCACAGGATGGATATTATTGTCAGTGTGTGCCTGGATTTGAAG ggGAAAAGTGTCAAGAACTTATAGATCACTGCAGATCGACACCCTGTGTTCAAGGCAGCTGCATCAACCTACAAAAAGGATTCTTCTGTGATTGTCCTTTTG gAGTCAGTGGAGTTTATTGTGAGGAACACAGCTACGGCTTTGAAGAGCTCTCCTTCGTAGAGTTTTCACCTCTGGATCGCAGGACTAATTTAATCTCATTTGAGTTTGCAACAGTGCAGAGGAACTCACTCCTTCTGTACAATCCTGGCACTTCATCCAGCAGGGAGTTCTTTGCATTGGAGATACTTGAAGGAACCATACATCTGTCTTATGACCTTGGCTCGGGCCCTGTGAGGCTGAAGACATACAAGCAGGTTGCAGATGGGCAGTTTCATACTGTCACTGTCAAGAGGATTGGCAAT ATGGGGTCTTTGCTTGTGGACAACTGCACAGATGATGAGAacaatgagttttgtttttcaaagagtGATGCAAGTCACTCAGAAAG GACACTTGATGTTGGTAACACTAACATGACATTTGGAGGACTGAGGAATCGTGAATTCATTCTACAGCATCCTGACCAGATAAAAACTCATGACTTCGTTGGATGTATTCGAAATATTCATGTTAATGGGATGCTGCTGAGACCTTCGGTGGGCCTTGCAACCTACAACGTCTTTGACAG GTGTCCTCGAATAACAATGTCAAGATGCAGCAGTGCCCCATGCCAGAACGGTGGTGTGTGTCAAGACCTTTGgtctgattatctttgtgaGTGTAAAAGTCCTTTTACTGGGAGTAACTGTGCCACAG AAATGTCAGAAGATCTCGTACTGAAGTTTAATGAGAGTGACTACATTGAATATGTCATTAAGGAGAGATTCAAGAGGGACTATCTGCTTAAAAAACTGGTGgataatgaaaaagaaactgtaaTTACCATCAAGTTCAAAACCAAAGATGATGGGGTTTTACTCTCTGTTCTTGGACAGACAGAGTACATTTTACTGATG ATAAGAGACCGAAAGCCTGTGTACATTTTCAAAGAAACCCTGTCAGGACACCTGTTAGAGTTCACTGTGGAGTTTCTGGTTGCTGATGAGCTCTGGCACGTCCTGTCCTTGTCCAGCAATGGACCTAACACTTTTCTGTCAGTGGACGACAAAATACTCTTAAACAGCTCGGAGAAAAGAATGGATCTCTCTCCTGTTAATGTAGAAAGATTCATTCTTGGTGCGGCTCCAAAACCAGGAACAAAGCTCCAACACTCAG GGTTCAGTGGGTGTGTGCAGTATTTTAATGTGAACGATTACACTCTGCCTGTCAACGGACACAGTTTGATGGTAGAGGTCCGGCCGAGCTTGAGTTTCAGCCAGTCCAGCTGCAGCTCTCCAGATGTGTGCCACTCCTCACCGTGTTCTGAGGAGAATGCTGGGGGGAGAACATGTCTCTCACATTGTTCAAACCTGTGGAAGTGTGGACCTGCTGTGCAAAACACATCCTGCATCTGTTTGCAGAATAACTCTGATCATTTCTGTGATTTCTGCATCTTTGCTACTCATAAAGAGTGCTATGAAGCGCACCACAGCCAGCCTTTGTGGCTTATAGCTGTGGTTCTCCCTCTCATCTTCATTCTGGCAATCGTGGGAGTGTGTGTGGGCCTGTACAGAGTCAGACAGAGAGATACAAGGTTTAAAAATGAGACCTTCCCCAAGAAAACGGAGCAAGAAGGAGCAAacatgactttttgttttgatgacaaCAAAGTTCTTGCAGATGCTGTGtcaagagaaaaacagaaacgttGTGACCCAATCAGTGCAGCTCAGCAGAGGTCAAGtgaagagttttattctgattcTAGTGTGTTGTGTGCACAGCCAATGGTACCAAGTGAGCTGGAGTATTATGAGATCGGCAGCATCTGTAGTGCATTTCATTCTGACAATAACTCCGCAAAGCTCAGCTGGCACAAGCATTTATACCGTACGAAACATGCGATAAGCGGTTCAAAACATTGGGGAGATCTGAGAACCCTGCTGGCAAAATTTAAGAAAGATAGCTCAAGTGAAGAAAAAACCCCTACAAAACCACAAAAGATTGCCTCactaaacaaacagctgttGTACAGGCTTGACCCCGAGCAGCCCCAGCAGACACCGCcttgtcattttaaaagatttccaCAGCCAGAACTCCTAGAGCCAACACAATGCCTCAGTTTTGAAGAAATAAGTAAACTAAATGCCCCTTTCCCATTTGCACAACAAACATCCCTGAAATCTAGACCCACCAAGTCCACCATGATTATTGAGACTTCGTCTGAGTGTGAAACAGACAGCACGTTTACTTGCTCTGATTCAGATTATGGACAGTATTCGATCATCGCTGGCAAGAAACATATTCATGGCCAGTCAGAGAGCAACCTTAGGCAAGAAGGGTTCCTGCCTGTCTTTAAACAAACCTCACCCTCCACTGCAGATCAGGATGAAACTGAGAATACTCCCTCCACTTTGTTAGAACattttgaaagtgttttaaatctgcagctgcCTTTTAGAAGCTATGCACCCGTATTTGAAGACATTGCACATTTACCCATCGACAGCTGTGATATGCAAAGCGATATTGAGGAAATTATTTGA